In the genome of Myripristis murdjan chromosome 21, fMyrMur1.1, whole genome shotgun sequence, the window TGCAATTCTTACAGCAGCTTAGTACCGCCTTTCCCTCAAACTGACACTGAACTAAATCAGACCTATGAATTAGTGTTTATCAAAgatgcaaaaatgttttgttcgCAATGTAGGGAATCCTTAAACAATCTATTGATAAACGACCCAGCCTATCTATCAACTTCCATCCAAAACCAGGTTACACCAACAAGTTACAAGCTACAAAATTTTAAACTGTAGGATAACTCCTGGTTTTGCCTACAATGGGCAAAACGTATATGTGGtgcatttttattcatcagATTAAGTGAAGTATTAAAAATCTAGTGTTAAAGATAAACACCAatacaaatagataaataagcAGCCTGAAGCATGTCTTCCAAGAGGACCATAATTAAAGCTACAAAAGATGATCGATAGGCTACAGTGGCAACACGATGACATAAATTTCAACTGATGGCAACTTCTTCAAGACTCATCATCTATATGCTGCGTCCTATATATGTTTTGATAATGGAGAGAGGTTGTGTACCTCCAGGGCTGTCCATGTCGCCCTCCTGCTGGGCCACTGAGTTGACGGTCACCGTCTGCAGGTTAGGGATCTGCCCTGTGCCGATACTGACCGGACTGGAATCCAGGGACAGGGTCTGGACCGGAGCCAGGGTTATCTGTTGGGGTGGCGTGGTGGGCAGCTGGAGATTCTGCAGGTTCTGCACACCCTGCACCTGGAAGGTCTGCCACTGGATCTGGCCTGACAGAGTGACTGTCTGGGCTTGGATAATGAAGGTCCCTGGGTTGATCAGCTGCACATTCTGTAAGCTCTGCCCCCCTGCTGCCACCGACTGCACGACCTGACCATTGCTGGTCTGGACGGGCAcctgctgcagctggatgatggACTGAGCCGAGGACGCCTGGATGTCCTGCACCTGGTTCTGATGGATGAAGCCTTCCGGGAGAGCAGAACTTGTGTCACTTTGCTCTGTGGTCATTGATGACAATGAAGTGTCTTGTGTCAGCAGCCCTGATTCACTTGCTGTTTCGGGCAGCTGAGAGGAAGACGTTGGCACATATATCTCCGGATTTGCATTTGACTCATTTATTGATAATGTCTGTGAGAGGGGATCACCAGTCTTCTCCAGGCTCTCTGAGCCATCAACAGGCTGACTAGCCATAATTAGTTGGCCATCAGCAGTGACCCCTGTTGCTATAGTCTGAGCACCAGAGAGACCCAGGGAGTCCAAGTCCACACTGTTAATAGGAACAAACGTAATGTTCCCGGGCAAACCCACAGGCACATTAGTGACAACCTGACCCTGGTTGTTGAAGGTGGAGCTGCCAATAGAAACTCCCTGGATCTGCTGGACATGACCAGTCTGTGATATGAGGTTCTGGTTGTTATTAAGGATGTCTGCAGCTGATGTCACACTTAGACTCTGGCTGCCATCAGGCAGGATCTGAATCTGCCCCCTGGCATCCTGACTCAGAGTAGCTCCTTCCACAGCAGATGTGGAGAAGCTCAACTGTCCATCAGCTGTCTGAATCTGAGGAATCACTTGGTACTGAATGTTAGGCACTGAATTGGCGGACGAGGCATCCGTTCCCGACGTCACAAAGATTGGTTGACTTGGAAGGTTCTGGAGAGGAACAACATACTGTCCATTTGACGTTAATATCCCTTGACTCGGGATCTGTATCATTCCAGAATCATCCTTCGCTGCTGTTGTGGGAGTTAACACCTCCCATTTATCAGTCCCAGTCAGCTGTATAGATGTAGGGTCTGTCGTCTGAGGAAGACAATGATTGACATTTGAAAATCGCAATGATAAACCAGCTCACCTGTCCTAGATGAATCAGCTTCAATATGCAAACCAATTATTCTGCAATATCTGGTGATAAACTGCCTTTTATATTTCAAGAGTTGCTTCACAGACCACAgttttgaagggaaaaaaactgtttggtGCTGGTGGTTCACACGACTGTATCCTTTTATTCTTGGTTGAAGTATGATCAGCTACTTCAAAAACgtgcatatattttttaaggATATAAAATGTAACAGTATAATGTTTCAGGATCAATGCAATGTTTGGATGACTACTTCTTAGAAGATCACAAGTCACCACTTAAATGTAGCTTCAATTAAAAACTCATCAGTCTACTGAAAACCTTCTTGCATTTATCTCTACTTTCACTTGAAATTGGTACAGCCAGCCTTAATGGGTAATTAGTCAGACAGCGGGGGAAAGGGagttgtgtgtgaaatgtgcctTATTCCTCTGTTTGATCTATTGGAATACTGATGGAGttgacacaatttaaaaaatatatattttggttGCATTTTTACTGACTTTAAGCAATCTCAGTGACTTTGTTCAGGAGCTCAAAGCTTTTGCTCAATTACCTGTAAGATAATAATATGGGTCAACACTGTGCTGCAACATCATTATTCAAGTACTGGACTACTGCTAATTTTGTGGAGCAAATTCAAGAACAGCTTTTTACAAATAAGTTATATCTTTTACATAGCATCAAGTCTATCAATAGGCTGTTTCATACTTTGCCAATCTAAATGATTTATGTTGGCACAAACTCAACAAGACTGACCAATGCGCTGCATCATAGGCACAATGAATTAGGCCTATAGCCGCTGTAGTccactaacttttttttatgtacaaaaCTAAGGAGAAATTACATATATGGATTCTGGCTTACATTACCACTGTAAGCCAGCATTTAACTTGGTGGTTGTTAATGTGCCTAGAGGGGCCACCAAAATATGATCAGTGTCTGGAAAACCTTGTTATCTGAATGCCACTTGTTCTCAATACAGAGGCAGGGACCACTGGAGGACTCTGGTATTATGGGGTTGTGAGATGGTTTACAAAAcgtaaaaaaacatacaaatgttGCTCATATACTctacattttctttcatttacatttttgtgaaaattattttttgaagCCTCTATGCTTTCTTGAAATTTTAATCACACAATAGACTGAAAAAAGGACATCTCTGTGTGCACACCTGTGCTAAAGGTATATAAACTAAACAAGGTTGGGTGCATGTGTTTAAGGGTTTCCTGCCAGGTGGAGATGTGCCGGTTGggcagagtttgtttgttttataacgGCCCTCCAGGCAGCATGCTCCCAACCTGCCTGCTCTGAGTCAGCGACAAAAACCAGCcaacaaccaaaacacatgCATCATGCATGTTGTGGAGGTCAAGCAATCTGACAAATAAACATTCTGCTATTTAAtggtcaaatgtaaaaaaaaaaaaaaaaaaaaaaaaaatcaaacaattaaCTGATTAGCCAACTGGCCAATTGAAAGaaaattaattgattatcaaaattattatCAACTattttcatcattcatcaaataaaaataccaagCATCTACTAGTTACAGGTTCACAAatgcttgattttctccacttcatATCATTAGAATATTaatactatttatttttttggcagctAACAAGAGGCAATTTTAAGACACTGCTTCAGGTTCTGGTGAAGTGATAGGCAGTGGCCATTGCTTTTAtagacattttacattttagacataaatcaattaataatgaaaatactCCTTAGTTACAGCCCTACAGTCAAACTACATGTCatcttacatttcttttttgttgactATTACAATCTGAGCCATGGGAAAGCCATTTTATTGGAGTGCACAATAGTGCACTTAAAATAGTGGCTGGCCTATTCAAACCACATTCATCAGCAGTAATGCTTCTCTTTGCATTAGATCTGTCATGTATACAGCCAAGATTATTTTGTCATTGCTGGCGATTTACACAGTAGATTAAGGCCCTACACTCCAAACTTAAAATGTGTCTGCCCATCACCTAATCCAAAGGCTACTAGGCAACCTCAAATGAGTTTGGCAATTGCACGCGAGTAATTAGTAATGAGTTTCATGCCGGTGCTATATAGAATAAGACACTACTGACGTCTAAATAACACAATCTCCCAGCTTATGCTGCTTCAAGACATGACTTGTCTTATCATTATCTACACGTTAACatgtgagatattaatatctcaaaaggcaacaatatggaCGATAGCACATTAAGGGTTGGGGTTAGCCTAAGACTTTGactggtctgttctgatcaatgaAACACTTTGTAAAGTAAATGCATTTTCTGAATCCATTTGATGGCATTAcgctgttttttgaagaatgcttgATTTTCAGTATTGCAACATTTAAAATTTCAGAAGTGTGAACCCACAGTTTTAGCGTGTATCATATTGCTATCAAGATATCTGGTGTAAATAGAGGTATGAAACTTATCCATATCATGCAGCCCAGTTGAACGCCATAAACACAACCAGCTGCCATTGAAGCACTACTTCAATGGTAATATCAGCTACAGGACATGTGACATATCACTGATTTTAGACAagtaaaaaatgattttggatGTGGGCGTTTCCAACATGTGGATGTCTCAAAGTTCCTAGCAACAAGAGGTCATCCCGTTATCACCCTGACAGCTACACTTCCgccaccacttttttttctgattatgaatTTTGATTGAAGATTTCAATTGTGCCTTAGGTCGATCAATTCTAGCACAGGTGCTGACTGACTTACCACATCAGCGGTAGCACCTCTATCCAACTCTGACGATGGTGACCCGACCTTACTGCAGGTAGTCGCTAGCAGGTCAAGCGGTGACGGCTGAGTGTCCTACCCACAGTGGGGCGGGTTTAAAAGGAAGAAAGTGGGTGGCCGTTAGTCCGGGCCATGTAGGAAGTTTATAGCTAGCTAGCAAAAAGTTTGATACGTGTGAACTTCACTAAGCACCACTCAATTACTGAAAACGCAGCAACGGTGTGTAAAGATGCCAGACCAAGAGCGAAACGTTACCTgatctcctctctcactgtcctGCTGCAGAAAGTCGCCTTGACTGCTGTCCACGTCCAAGGCAGCCATTTCCTCTGGCTTCACTGGCTGTTCTGGGGCTATGTAAAAAGCACAACAGCGGTAgggctaatgttagcttgaCAACAAACATGCTACTAACGAAATCGTGCGGGTTTACCTCCAGCGTCAAGTGTGAAACCACCGCTTGACGCAAATTAGACGGACCGAGCCGTACAAAACAATGATGTGACGACTCTTTGCTAGTTTGGGCTGCTCAGAACAAGCTAGTTAGCCTGCTAAGCTAACAAGCTTAACATTAGCGGCTACTGCTAACTTAGCAGGCGATAATTAAGAAAATGCATGAATGCTAGCATGCTACCGAGCTAACTTAGCCTGAGGATGCCCTAGGTTAGCTTGTTAGCTTCCGTGGGCTGAGAATGAGATGGATGTTACATACCAGTCATTGTGTGACTCGTTGTAAATCGGAGAATCTGGATAGTCACACACCACCAGACATGATCAGCAAATTATACTGATTGTGTGCGCGCAGCAATAGGTGATAactgtcaagatttttttctattttgattGACGGGCGATAGGAAACACAAAGGGTGGGGCCTCCAGTGTTGACTGAGAGTTTTTGCGTCACGCGCAGGAAATCCCGCCGTTCTTCCTCAAGGCGATTGGATAACAGTTTTGTGTCCCGTGTTATTATTTGCCAggcgagctgtcaatcactttCTCTTGAATTCATTTCCTGTTTATGCTACCTCCTCAGTTTGGAGCTCGTAACTGTGTTGGTAATGAGGATGCAGCAGTTTGGACACAATGTATCTTTATACTTAAATGaccaatgatttttttaagacaACTCTTTACTGTCGTCATCAAGTGTCATTTGTCAAAAACACGTCAAAACTGTTCATTGAAAAGTGAATGCTTGCATTAAAAGTCCATAAGCGTGTGCGGCGAAGTTCCTGCAGGACTGGACAGCTACCTGGCCAGAACAATGTTtattaaagctgttttttggATTTAAGACGTGTGTGTATTGTGAGCATTAGATGATCAAAAAATGGGCAGAAAAATGTGTCATCAGGCAGGGTTTGGTACCTGTCAAACGATTTTAAGGTTGCAGGGGCTCGAACCCTCACCACCCTGCTGAAAGGAACATGTCATGCTTGGCTATCACAATCACTATTTTCCCAAGCCACACCACTCTGATGGTCCACTGAGCCATTCCACCTCTGACATCATCATGGCACCCGGTAATCATGGAACTTGGACCCATTACCTTACGCATCCAACTAATTTTGCCACGCCAAACATAGCAATTTCCATAtatctctaaataaatactgGGGTTTTCTTGGTGATTTGACCCCGCCAACAGATGTCATCAAGTTCCTCATCTGCTCCCAACTAGTTATGCTGCAGAACACCAAAACAAGGTATATTGCAAGTAGATTAAtcaatgtttttctctgtatcgtgttatttatttatggttttgGAAATCAAGGTTAATCTGTTACAAATATAAAGTCTTGCCACAAGAATAACTAATTTGTTATTCTtgtggcacaaacacaaatcaaactCTTTTGAGTTTGTATGCTCTTATGTTCTCATGCCAAGTAGATAATGTGCATAATAATGTCTTAAAAGTGGCACTTTCTCAATCCGagaataataaaatgatcaGCAACTCATTATTAAGATGTCTTTTGAGTTGACTGtctggaataaataaatcaagacaGAAATGTGATTTGTATTTGGCTGGATATGTCTTCCACCATCTGATATTCAGCATTATAGCATTGCGAAACTGTATTGAAATGAGAGCCTGCATGCAATTGTACATGGTTTGTGCCTGTGATGCTATCAGGACCCCACTTCTGAGTATTATTTGTGGTGTGTCAGTTCCTCACAGTGCGCGACCGGAGTGAGGCTATTTCTTTCAACCTTCAATTCAAACTTGGCCCATTACAGCCAGACTACAAAAGCACTTTCCTTGCACTCAGGAGCTCACGGCAGTGAATGGTGGATATTTCCAATCACTCTGCTGTCAATCCAAGTGTCAGGTAAACACAGGCCAATGGAAACAGCCTTAGAAAAACCTTGCAGCTATGTCTGTCTTACTTCAGTAGCCCTTGGAAACTTATCAGCAATTTCAACAAAGACCTCCAAGTTAAAGGGAAAAGTCAAATTTCCAAATAGCCCCACCAAATCCAACATCCTGGAGGACACAGTGGCCTACACAAGACGTATAATTGCCAGAGCATTTGTCTTCAGACCTTTGAGTGTTAGTTTGTCTCCAGGTACATCTGTAGACAGAGGAAATAAGATTGTATTGACAGACCTTGAATTCACCTGGTGAGAGGAATGTGCGAAGCAATTACCCAGTGGGAGTTTCAATACATCTATGAGGATGCACTACAATAGATACATGGCTGCAAAAAGGGGCATCTATGTCAGTTTcactgcatgcatgcaaatgtcTAACACCCCTCTAGGTTGTTTTTTAAGTGTAAcattgaaatacatttttatttcttctaaACAAAGGTGCACAACATGAATTAGTACTAAGGAATAATAATCAAAGTATCATTATTCAGTGCAAAAGCCTCTTCTCAACATCTTTCTCCAGAGTCAGCGATGAGAGCATGTTGCGGTGAAGAAGACAAAATATGAGGGATCAGAGGAGCGAGGGTCTACAATGGCTCCAAGTGTGTCATATTAACATACTGACAGTTGTTTTCGTGAAGGCCAGTCCAAGAGAGAGTGACCCCATGGAGAGAAACTGCCCGGCTGGAGGCACCTTGTGGGACACTGTAAATGGGACCTCAGAGAGAAAATTGAAACTGGTGCAGCAGGGAGAAGTGTGGACGGAATACCAAATGTGTGTTACTGACAACTTTGAAGCACCAGTGCAGACAGAAACAATCACACCGTGTTGCGCTGATCTGTCAACAGTTGCACATTAGCGTTGGGTTGAAGTCACAGGCAGGTGCATGGCAGGCTTTTATAGAGTTTGTGGTCTgtttcacacatgcagacacattatTGTCCATATTGGGTGTTCATATTGATGCTTAACTCATATTTTTGCTGTATGATATCAGAAacttgttgcaaaaaaaaaaaaaaaaaaaaaatgctttagtTGCACAGATAACCTCACATGAAGTCATCCTGTGGTTCAGGCATTTACTACAATAACAAGACTAGATGCAAACAAGGTACTAAATTTGTCAACCTCTGGTTATGCGTTAAACACTCCTTTCTGAGACACTCCTCTCAACCATTGATGGCATTCTTTTCACTCAACATTGTCCTGGCAGGGTTTACTCACCCCGAGGGAGAGTGCAGTAAATCAAAACCCAGGTTATATGATGATTGTATGACACGAATTGGTGTGAACCTATTGCATAAACATGCATCAATAAAGAGTAACCATTTGTCATTTTAGGCAAATAATTATTCAAACTGATTTTAAGTCTGTTTCATGTATCTACAAGTGTTGAACAGGGTATTCACAGAATGCTGGTAATTATAACACTCACTTTTAAGAGTTTATTGTGATCCAAAATAGGGTTAGTTTCCTCTCTGTaatgatatgatacaatactTTTATAATAGCCATGGAATTTCCCAACACAAATCCCTCATGCATAGTTACTGCTCCGAAAAATGCCTCagttatttatatgtttatttgtcaTAACTCataaactctttttttaattctcagTGTTCTTTGGTGTGCATGTGATTTACAACAGCAGGCCGTGGTCTTTTATGTGTGTACTCTTTAAGGCAGGCTTTCCATTCTATGCCCTTCTTGGTTTGGTGCCACTGTGGTTTGCCTGTGGGCAGAATGGCACCGCTTGATTGATGGTGCTGACAGAACATTTGTACCAACAGAGAATTTTGCTGATTTCTGGAGTGTAAGCCAGTTAATTTCTGAAAGAAGCTGGCCTAGTTTGCCTGTTTTTAGAATCCACCTACTGCACTTCACCTGATATCGTGATTAAAT includes:
- the sp3a gene encoding transcription factor Sp3a isoform X1, producing MTAPEQPVKPEEMAALDVDSSQGDFLQQDSERGDQDTQPSPLDLLATTCSKVGSPSSELDRGATADVTTDPTSIQLTGTDKWEVLTPTTAAKDDSGMIQIPSQGILTSNGQYVVPLQNLPSQPIFVTSGTDASSANSVPNIQYQVIPQIQTADGQLSFSTSAVEGATLSQDARGQIQILPDGSQSLSVTSAADILNNNQNLISQTGHVQQIQGVSIGSSTFNNQGQVVTNVPVGLPGNITFVPINSVDLDSLGLSGAQTIATGVTADGQLIMASQPVDGSESLEKTGDPLSQTLSINESNANPEIYVPTSSSQLPETASESGLLTQDTSLSSMTTEQSDTSSALPEGFIHQNQVQDIQASSAQSIIQLQQVPVQTSNGQVVQSVAAGGQSLQNVQLINPGTFIIQAQTVTLSGQIQWQTFQVQGVQNLQNLQLPTTPPQQITLAPVQTLSLDSSPVSIGTGQIPNLQTVTVNSVAQQEGDMDSPGDIHIKEEPDSEDWQLSTDSTLNTSDLSHLRVRLVDEEDQLGQEGKRLRRVACTCPNCKESGGRGSSMGKKKQHICHIAGCGKVYGKTSHLRAHLRWHSGERPFVCSWMFCGKRFTRSDELQRHRRTHTGEKKFVCPECSKRFMRSDHLAKHIKTHQNKKGVNSGSAVVASMESAGSSDSIITTAGGTTLILTNIQQGSSNAQDILANAEIPLQLVTTVAASEVME
- the sp3a gene encoding transcription factor Sp3a isoform X2 codes for the protein MTAPEQPVKPEEMAALDVDSSQGDFLQQDSERGDQTTDPTSIQLTGTDKWEVLTPTTAAKDDSGMIQIPSQGILTSNGQYVVPLQNLPSQPIFVTSGTDASSANSVPNIQYQVIPQIQTADGQLSFSTSAVEGATLSQDARGQIQILPDGSQSLSVTSAADILNNNQNLISQTGHVQQIQGVSIGSSTFNNQGQVVTNVPVGLPGNITFVPINSVDLDSLGLSGAQTIATGVTADGQLIMASQPVDGSESLEKTGDPLSQTLSINESNANPEIYVPTSSSQLPETASESGLLTQDTSLSSMTTEQSDTSSALPEGFIHQNQVQDIQASSAQSIIQLQQVPVQTSNGQVVQSVAAGGQSLQNVQLINPGTFIIQAQTVTLSGQIQWQTFQVQGVQNLQNLQLPTTPPQQITLAPVQTLSLDSSPVSIGTGQIPNLQTVTVNSVAQQEGDMDSPGDIHIKEEPDSEDWQLSTDSTLNTSDLSHLRVRLVDEEDQLGQEGKRLRRVACTCPNCKESGGRGSSMGKKKQHICHIAGCGKVYGKTSHLRAHLRWHSGERPFVCSWMFCGKRFTRSDELQRHRRTHTGEKKFVCPECSKRFMRSDHLAKHIKTHQNKKGVNSGSAVVASMESAGSSDSIITTAGGTTLILTNIQQGSSNAQDILANAEIPLQLVTTVAASEVME